A window of Sutcliffiella cohnii contains these coding sequences:
- a CDS encoding PilN domain-containing protein, with protein sequence MLVEIDLLPKKQARNVTVPIVIAISIVLALIVTISLFIFQSTLNKEISEVESELTVVSQLREAKEVNMRSPQQTTSAQKLETTVQWAESYPTEMVPILNHLVGLLPDRGLVQNFSYNEDSSVNVAVQFDSSRDAAYYLNHLNESDYFKEVNLSSISTTNLQNEENNDVLPRYVGQYSIILNKEYAKEQQGQEDEE encoded by the coding sequence ATGTTAGTTGAAATAGATTTATTACCAAAGAAACAAGCCCGAAACGTAACCGTACCTATCGTTATTGCTATTTCAATTGTTTTAGCTTTAATTGTAACTATTTCATTATTCATTTTTCAATCTACTTTAAACAAAGAGATTAGCGAAGTAGAGTCTGAATTAACGGTAGTATCGCAATTAAGAGAGGCAAAGGAAGTTAATATGCGTTCGCCACAACAAACTACTTCAGCTCAAAAGTTAGAGACGACTGTACAATGGGCAGAAAGTTATCCGACAGAAATGGTTCCTATTTTAAACCACCTTGTTGGTTTACTACCAGATCGTGGATTAGTTCAAAACTTTTCCTATAATGAAGACAGTTCCGTTAATGTAGCTGTTCAGTTTGATTCTTCTAGAGATGCTGCTTATTATTTAAATCACTTAAATGAATCGGACTATTTCAAAGAAGTAAATCTTTCCTCAATATCTACAACGAACTTACAAAATGAAGAGAATAATGACGTATTACCACGATACGTTGGTCAATATTCGATTATTTTAAATAAAGAGTATGCGAAGGAGCAGCAAGGGCAGGAGGATGAGGAATGA
- the pilM gene encoding type IV pilus biogenesis protein PilM: MDLSFLPSKNNYINLIIRDHCIRLVELKSTNPLQVKKYHERFLPPNIIKDGKIEDVTTLKIILEQCVDEWGLKRKQVRFVVPDSVLVMRKLSIPADIMDDEIIGYLYLELGSTIHLPFEDPVFDVHVLNRSEKTDIILFAVPEEVVASYSSLLEDVKLKPVTADISPLSLYRLYYENGQRNEHEHLLVVHFDVTGITLSIFVRHVPMLVRTVALTPDLKHWEVSEGNSRLQWSGDIVQFNLFVEDFITEVERVMGFFQYSMHQGNERVQKILLYGDHPNLPLVTTKLKEKLEVKIDTIEQAIEKIDGDTLPNSYYLALGLALKEGR; encoded by the coding sequence ATGGATTTATCGTTCTTACCTTCGAAAAACAATTATATCAATTTAATTATTCGTGACCATTGTATTCGGTTAGTAGAATTAAAAAGTACGAACCCGTTACAAGTAAAAAAGTATCATGAACGTTTTTTGCCACCAAACATTATAAAAGACGGCAAAATAGAAGATGTTACGACACTTAAAATTATTTTAGAGCAATGTGTCGATGAGTGGGGATTAAAACGGAAACAAGTTCGTTTTGTCGTTCCAGACTCTGTTTTAGTGATGAGAAAATTATCGATTCCTGCTGATATTATGGACGATGAAATAATCGGTTACTTATATTTAGAGTTAGGTTCAACCATTCATTTACCGTTTGAGGACCCTGTGTTTGATGTGCATGTGTTAAACAGGTCGGAAAAAACGGACATTATCCTTTTCGCTGTGCCAGAGGAAGTAGTAGCAAGTTATTCTTCTTTACTTGAAGATGTGAAGCTTAAACCTGTAACGGCAGACATTTCTCCACTTTCCTTATATCGTCTCTACTATGAAAATGGCCAACGAAATGAACACGAACATTTATTAGTCGTCCATTTTGACGTAACAGGGATTACGTTAAGTATTTTTGTTCGTCACGTGCCGATGCTTGTCCGTACCGTTGCGCTTACTCCAGATTTGAAGCATTGGGAAGTATCGGAAGGAAACAGTCGATTACAATGGTCTGGTGATATTGTTCAGTTTAATCTGTTCGTAGAAGATTTTATTACAGAGGTAGAACGAGTAATGGGCTTCTTTCAATATTCCATGCACCAAGGGAACGAAAGAGTGCAAAAAATATTATTGTACGGAGACCATCCTAATCTTCCATTAGTGACGACAAAATTAAAAGAAAAGCTAGAAGTGAAAATAGATACAATCGAGCAAGCGATAGAAAAGATAGATGGAGATACGTTACCAAATTCTTATTATTTAGCATTAGGTTTAGCGTTAAAAGAGGGGCGATAA
- a CDS encoding A24 family peptidase, whose amino-acid sequence MALLTNSFVIILALLLGSFYNVVGLRVPKGMSIVTPRSHCTNCKQTLTGIDLIPVLSYVWQRGKCRYCGVKVSPIYPFFELLTAILFVLAPLQLGWSYELIVAWTFISMLIIIVITDIHYMLIPNKILLFFFILFIAEAVLIPYSSWTGHFVGVVVGFLVPFLVALLSKGGMGGGDVKLFAVIGFVIGWELFLLTFFLASFIGTVGALVGMKLGKVEKGKPFPFGPFIAIAAWIAYFYGEHLLDLYISFFLL is encoded by the coding sequence ATAGCATTGTTGACTAATTCTTTTGTAATAATACTAGCCCTCCTCCTCGGCTCCTTCTACAACGTAGTAGGCTTACGAGTACCAAAAGGGATGTCGATTGTCACACCGAGGTCGCATTGTACAAATTGTAAACAGACACTGACGGGAATTGATCTAATTCCCGTTCTTTCATATGTTTGGCAGCGAGGAAAATGTCGATATTGCGGAGTGAAAGTTTCTCCGATTTACCCATTTTTCGAGCTCCTCACCGCTATTCTTTTCGTCCTAGCGCCACTTCAATTAGGCTGGTCATATGAGCTAATTGTCGCATGGACTTTTATCTCGATGCTTATTATTATAGTAATTACAGACATACACTATATGTTGATACCTAATAAAATATTACTATTTTTCTTTATCCTTTTTATCGCGGAAGCGGTTTTAATACCTTATTCGAGTTGGACCGGCCATTTTGTAGGGGTCGTTGTCGGATTTTTAGTTCCTTTCCTAGTGGCACTTCTTTCCAAAGGTGGAATGGGAGGCGGAGATGTGAAGCTATTTGCCGTTATCGGTTTTGTGATAGGGTGGGAGCTTTTTCTCCTAACGTTCTTCCTCGCATCTTTCATTGGAACTGTAGGGGCGTTAGTCGGAATGAAATTAGGAAAAGTAGAAAAAGGTAAGCCATTTCCGTTCGGTCCGTTTATCGCTATTGCAGCGTGGATCGCCTATTTTTATGGTGAACATTTACTAGATTTATATATATCTTTCTTTTTACTGTAG
- a CDS encoding prepilin-type N-terminal cleavage/methylation domain-containing protein yields MFKKCRNILRNEKGLTLIELLAVVVILGIIAAIAIPSISSIIDNSKKDTHVANAQQMVNSARLAIANNSELNTGTHHLSLNYLITNKYIDQIQNPDNKSVGYVTGSEDLLSGTGEGSVPAENSSYVKIVNGKITEVKLYSADREVHETAVDGNLILNRDSIVD; encoded by the coding sequence ATGTTTAAAAAATGCCGTAACATTTTACGCAACGAAAAAGGTTTAACGCTTATTGAGTTACTTGCAGTAGTAGTAATTTTAGGGATTATTGCAGCGATTGCGATACCGAGTATTAGTAGTATTATAGATAATTCTAAAAAAGATACACACGTTGCAAATGCTCAACAAATGGTTAATTCAGCAAGGTTGGCAATTGCTAATAATTCAGAATTGAATACTGGGACACATCACTTATCGTTAAACTATTTAATTACTAATAAATATATTGACCAAATCCAAAACCCTGATAATAAATCTGTAGGTTACGTTACAGGTAGTGAAGATTTACTGTCTGGGACTGGGGAAGGTAGTGTACCAGCGGAAAACTCCTCTTACGTGAAAATAGTAAATGGAAAAATAACTGAAGTTAAGTTATATTCTGCTGATAGAGAAGTACACGAAACAGCAGTTGATGGGAATTTGATTTTAAATAGGGATAGCATTGTTGACTAA
- a CDS encoding type II secretion system F family protein, producing the protein MPKFKYTGRARTGKKEGAVTSPNRREAIVKLKEEGIKVINIEEMPESFLTKEITIGNPVKQQDLVIYLRQFATLIRAGISVVESTKILAAQTESKPLKRVLTEVEYELRQGNPLSVAASNHPKVFSSMFINMIRAGEASGTMEETLDNLATQYEKQHETKQKIVSALAYPLVLAVVALGVTIFLLVGVVPTFVSMFSDFGADLPVITKFVLAMSEWMQSFWWVIILLMILFISSISVIRSRREWKYYLDYFLLKMPIFGGLLKKAAIARLTRTLSSLFSSSVPILQAISIVEKIVGNEVIAKVLVSSRESLERGESLTTPMKEHWAFPPLVTQMISVGESSGSLDIMLEKVAHFYEKEVDAATDRLKSLIEPLMIVVLAVVVGTIVTSILVPMFDIFNHIQM; encoded by the coding sequence ATGCCAAAGTTTAAATATACAGGTCGTGCACGTACTGGGAAAAAAGAGGGGGCTGTCACAAGTCCTAATAGACGGGAAGCCATTGTAAAGCTAAAAGAAGAAGGAATAAAAGTTATTAATATCGAAGAGATGCCAGAGTCTTTTCTAACGAAAGAAATAACGATAGGAAATCCAGTAAAGCAACAAGATCTCGTTATTTACTTACGTCAGTTCGCCACGTTAATTCGTGCTGGAATTTCAGTTGTAGAATCAACGAAAATATTAGCAGCACAAACCGAAAGCAAACCGTTAAAACGAGTATTAACGGAAGTAGAATACGAACTACGCCAAGGAAATCCATTATCAGTAGCGGCGTCTAATCACCCAAAAGTGTTTAGTTCGATGTTTATTAACATGATTCGTGCTGGTGAGGCGAGTGGAACGATGGAAGAAACGTTAGATAACCTTGCTACTCAATACGAGAAACAGCACGAAACGAAACAAAAAATCGTTTCTGCCTTAGCTTACCCTCTCGTATTAGCGGTCGTCGCGCTAGGTGTTACGATTTTCTTGTTAGTAGGAGTAGTTCCTACCTTCGTGTCCATGTTCTCAGACTTCGGTGCAGATTTACCGGTTATTACAAAATTTGTCCTAGCAATGAGTGAATGGATGCAATCGTTTTGGTGGGTCATTATATTATTAATGATTTTATTTATCAGTTCTATAAGTGTCATAAGATCGAGAAGAGAATGGAAATATTATTTAGATTATTTTCTATTAAAAATGCCGATTTTTGGTGGTCTTTTAAAGAAAGCTGCGATTGCTAGATTAACGAGAACGTTAAGTTCCCTATTTTCTAGTTCCGTGCCAATTTTACAGGCAATATCGATTGTAGAAAAAATAGTCGGTAATGAAGTCATCGCTAAAGTACTTGTAAGCTCAAGAGAATCGTTAGAACGCGGAGAATCACTAACAACTCCAATGAAGGAACATTGGGCATTTCCACCCCTCGTTACCCAAATGATTTCAGTCGGGGAAAGTTCTGGGTCTTTAGACATAATGCTAGAAAAAGTAGCACACTTTTATGAAAAAGAAGTCGACGCAGCGACGGATCGATTAAAGAGTTTAATAGAGCCGTTAATGATTGTCGTACTAGCTGTTGTAGTTGGGACTATCGTCACATCTATACTAGTTCCAATGTTCGATATTTTTAACCATATTCAAATGTAA
- a CDS encoding type IV pilus twitching motility protein PilT: MINEFQQWLYDAYSLKASDIHLSVGVPPVFRVNGELKRQGETILLPDDTNEIAKHMIPTHLWEVFQERGELDFSYSLPGVSRFRVNAYRQRSSIALAIRIIPTSVPSIEELQLPPTIKKLVEQPQGLILVTGPTGSGKSTTLASMIDFMNRTKKKHIITLEDPIEYLHKHKLCMIDQREIGFDTKSFANGLRASLRQDPDVILVGELRDLETIQTAITAAETGHLVLGTLHTTNAPSTIDRIIDVFPGHQQAQIRLQLASVLVAIVSQRLFPSIDKQSRKVATEILINNAAVANLIRNEKINQIQNVMQTSRAQGMHTLAMSIQELVQAGLVSSQDVQSYLQESV, encoded by the coding sequence ATGATTAATGAATTTCAGCAATGGCTATATGATGCATATTCCTTGAAAGCTTCGGATATCCATTTATCGGTAGGAGTTCCTCCTGTATTCCGTGTTAATGGGGAACTTAAGCGGCAAGGAGAAACGATATTACTTCCTGACGATACGAACGAAATTGCTAAACATATGATCCCTACGCACCTTTGGGAAGTTTTTCAGGAGCGAGGAGAATTGGATTTCTCGTACAGTTTACCAGGAGTTTCAAGATTTCGTGTTAATGCATATCGGCAACGTTCATCGATTGCATTAGCGATTCGGATTATCCCAACTAGTGTTCCATCAATTGAGGAACTTCAACTACCGCCAACAATTAAAAAGTTAGTGGAACAACCTCAAGGTTTAATACTAGTAACAGGGCCTACTGGTAGTGGGAAATCTACTACACTAGCTTCGATGATTGACTTCATGAACCGAACGAAGAAAAAGCATATTATTACATTAGAAGATCCAATAGAATATTTACACAAACATAAGCTATGCATGATAGATCAGAGGGAAATTGGATTTGATACAAAATCGTTTGCTAACGGATTACGTGCGTCGTTACGACAAGATCCTGATGTCATTTTAGTAGGAGAGTTACGTGACTTAGAAACGATCCAAACAGCTATTACAGCAGCTGAGACTGGACATCTTGTGCTAGGTACCCTTCACACAACGAATGCGCCTAGTACGATTGACCGAATTATAGATGTGTTTCCAGGTCACCAGCAGGCACAAATCCGTCTACAGCTTGCATCTGTTTTAGTTGCAATTGTTTCGCAACGATTGTTTCCATCTATTGATAAGCAAAGTAGAAAAGTAGCAACAGAAATACTCATTAATAATGCAGCGGTTGCTAATCTCATCCGTAACGAGAAAATTAATCAGATTCAAAATGTGATGCAGACAAGCCGTGCGCAAGGTATGCATACATTGGCTATGAGTATACAAGAACTTGTCCAAGCGGGTCTCGTATCATCTCAAGATGTTCAAAGTTATTTACAGGAGTCGGTGTAG
- a CDS encoding GspE/PulE family protein yields MAVIRKRLGDLLVEAGIITEEQLQKTLEEKTSSQKLGDALLQKGLITEQQLIEVLEFQLGIPHVSLFRYPFDENLMHVVSKDFAKRNVLIPLKKEHEKLYVAMADPMDFFAIDDLRLFTGFDIEPVIATKDDILRSINKYYESTDPMDELLDGFEKVEQVNIRDERITEDDSPIVRLVNQMLQAAVEQRASDIHIDPQETKVVIRYRVDGVLRTERTLPKHTQNVLIARIKILGSMDITEHRIPQDGRIKTTIDYLPVDVRVSTLPTVFGEKVVMRILDMSSSLNNIEQLGFHDKNFGRFKDLIHRPTGIILITGPTGSGKSSTLYASLNHLNEEAVNIVTVEDPVEYQLEGINQVQVNSGIGMTFAKGLRAILRQDPNIIMVGEIRDRETAEVAIRASLTGHLVLSTLHTNDSISTITRLMDMQVEPFLVASSLNGVLSQRLVRKVCRDCMSMEEATEREKEIFANRGLDVEKVARGKGCGTCNMTGYKGRLAIHELLVLTSEMRKSIMNNEPFSRIRELAIENDTVFLIDDGLNKVLKGLTTTEEVLRVALQG; encoded by the coding sequence ATGGCTGTAATTAGAAAGCGTTTAGGGGATTTATTAGTAGAAGCAGGAATTATTACAGAAGAACAATTGCAAAAAACGCTAGAAGAGAAAACTTCTTCTCAAAAACTAGGGGATGCACTTTTACAAAAAGGATTAATTACCGAACAACAGTTAATTGAAGTTTTAGAGTTCCAGCTTGGAATTCCACACGTTAGTTTATTCCGTTATCCATTTGATGAAAATTTAATGCATGTTGTCTCAAAAGATTTTGCTAAACGTAACGTGCTAATTCCGCTAAAAAAAGAACATGAAAAACTTTACGTTGCAATGGCGGATCCAATGGACTTTTTCGCAATCGATGATTTACGATTATTTACTGGGTTTGATATTGAGCCGGTTATTGCGACAAAAGATGATATATTACGTTCTATTAATAAATATTACGAATCTACAGACCCGATGGATGAATTGCTAGATGGGTTCGAAAAAGTAGAGCAAGTGAATATAAGAGATGAACGAATAACCGAAGACGACTCACCTATCGTTCGGTTAGTAAATCAAATGTTACAAGCTGCAGTGGAACAACGGGCTAGTGATATTCATATTGACCCACAAGAAACGAAAGTAGTTATCCGGTATCGTGTGGATGGCGTGTTAAGAACGGAACGAACATTACCGAAGCACACGCAAAATGTGTTAATTGCTCGTATAAAAATTTTAGGAAGTATGGATATTACGGAACATCGTATTCCACAAGATGGTCGAATTAAAACGACGATTGATTATCTCCCAGTAGATGTTCGTGTTTCAACATTACCAACTGTTTTTGGTGAAAAAGTAGTAATGCGTATTTTAGATATGAGTAGCTCTCTTAATAATATCGAGCAATTAGGTTTTCACGATAAAAACTTCGGTCGCTTTAAAGATTTAATTCATCGTCCAACAGGAATCATTTTAATTACGGGACCAACAGGATCAGGAAAATCTTCTACTTTATACGCTTCGTTAAATCATTTAAACGAAGAAGCGGTTAACATTGTGACAGTAGAAGACCCTGTGGAGTATCAGTTAGAAGGAATTAATCAAGTACAAGTGAATAGCGGAATTGGAATGACTTTCGCGAAAGGATTACGGGCCATTTTACGACAAGACCCTAACATTATAATGGTAGGAGAGATTCGAGATCGTGAAACGGCAGAAGTGGCGATTCGAGCTTCGTTAACAGGACATTTAGTATTAAGCACGCTGCATACGAATGACTCAATTAGTACGATTACGCGTTTAATGGATATGCAAGTAGAACCGTTTTTAGTAGCTTCCTCTTTAAATGGAGTATTGTCTCAAAGGCTTGTGCGGAAAGTGTGCCGTGATTGTATGAGTATGGAAGAAGCAACTGAACGTGAAAAAGAAATTTTTGCAAATCGTGGGCTGGATGTGGAGAAAGTAGCTAGAGGAAAAGGCTGCGGTACGTGTAATATGACTGGATATAAAGGTCGACTTGCCATTCACGAGCTATTAGTATTAACGAGTGAAATGAGAAAATCGATTATGAATAACGAGCCTTTTTCTCGTATAAGAGAGCTTGCAATCGAGAATGATACTGTATTTTTAATAGATGACGGTTTAAATAAAGTTTTAAAGGGACTAACAACTACAGAAGAAGTTCTTCGAGTAGCACTGCAAGGATAA
- a CDS encoding type II secretion system protein, with the protein MLKRVNINNESGITLIEVLVTLLIVTIVSGLVTGVMISSVNYNKKAHSHINLRQEANLIISSLREKLKEEEFTLCYQDLLGQSDITFEDISLQNQTIEIDKETPCGTIKTDQDLIIEFTLKDNLNNSFDVDMTIQGKESLTSSKEIIVEIPEFTEEDDYYDIIKNENVFVASKQFEFAGSTINGNGSTMLIKGNLLGNKINGGALINVSNIYVEGDVDVDGGSAGLGSETNPGIIVVGGNLNLWNGTRPINGDVYVKKNMKLKDGKVNGNVYVKENLELGWTPQLVGNSKIFYGGSLTHPNNYNQSILSKVINQNHIEAQEMIKYDIPPLKDDHWFVQNGYNLNIVPNNMKLFGNNINISSGNIPNHGYVSNFHNAIIISKGDVTIRGGDLKFSGVVIAPFGSVTFHGSTFEGTVIARDGFYVTSGGSTVTFKNIDNYINNKNDSPFNENF; encoded by the coding sequence ATGTTGAAGAGAGTGAATATTAATAATGAATCAGGTATTACCTTAATCGAAGTCCTAGTAACACTGTTAATAGTCACTATTGTTTCAGGTCTAGTTACAGGTGTTATGATAAGTTCGGTAAACTATAACAAAAAAGCTCATTCACATATAAATTTAAGGCAAGAAGCAAATTTAATCATTTCATCACTGCGAGAAAAATTAAAAGAAGAAGAGTTTACACTGTGCTACCAAGACTTATTAGGACAAAGTGATATCACTTTTGAGGATATATCATTACAAAACCAAACTATAGAAATAGACAAAGAAACTCCGTGTGGTACTATAAAAACGGATCAAGACTTAATAATTGAATTTACATTGAAAGATAACTTGAATAATAGCTTTGATGTAGATATGACTATACAAGGAAAAGAGTCACTTACTTCTTCTAAAGAAATAATAGTTGAAATACCAGAATTTACGGAAGAAGATGATTATTACGATATTATAAAAAATGAAAACGTTTTTGTTGCGAGCAAACAATTTGAATTTGCAGGGAGTACTATTAATGGAAATGGATCTACGATGCTAATAAAAGGAAACTTGTTAGGAAATAAAATTAATGGTGGGGCATTAATTAATGTTTCAAATATATATGTTGAGGGAGATGTCGATGTAGATGGTGGATCAGCTGGTTTAGGTTCTGAAACCAACCCTGGAATTATTGTAGTTGGTGGAAACTTAAATCTTTGGAATGGGACACGCCCTATAAATGGTGACGTATATGTTAAAAAAAATATGAAGTTAAAAGATGGGAAAGTCAATGGTAATGTTTATGTAAAAGAAAACCTTGAGTTAGGTTGGACGCCTCAGCTTGTTGGTAATTCTAAAATTTTTTACGGTGGTTCCTTAACACATCCAAATAATTATAATCAAAGTATATTGTCGAAAGTCATTAATCAAAATCATATAGAAGCACAGGAAATGATTAAGTATGACATTCCTCCATTAAAAGATGACCATTGGTTTGTCCAAAACGGATATAATTTAAATATTGTACCAAACAATATGAAACTATTTGGAAATAATATAAATATATCAAGCGGTAATATACCTAATCATGGCTACGTAAGTAATTTTCATAATGCAATAATTATAAGTAAAGGCGATGTTACGATAAGAGGCGGTGACTTAAAATTTAGTGGGGTTGTAATTGCTCCCTTTGGAAGTGTCACTTTTCATGGATCTACCTTTGAAGGAACTGTAATTGCTAGAGATGGCTTCTATGTAACAAGTGGAGGCTCAACTGTCACTTTTAAAAATATAGATAATTATATTAATAATAAGAATGATTCACCTTTTAATGAAAACTTTTAA
- a CDS encoding type IV pilus modification PilV family protein, with amino-acid sequence MKVFSNSNSETGLTLLEVLLSIVILSVVVIGLLGFFAQTILLSSRVEDRMTALNIAEEVLLEYKLNKEYQEEVIINNKTYYSRVFELGNTSSLGLTPLKVEVYSKNDFSSSSYITGVYGYFEEDEE; translated from the coding sequence ATGAAAGTATTTAGTAATAGCAATAGTGAAACAGGATTAACCTTGTTAGAGGTACTATTATCAATTGTCATTTTAAGTGTAGTAGTAATTGGACTTTTAGGTTTTTTTGCTCAGACTATTTTACTATCTTCTAGAGTAGAGGATCGAATGACAGCTTTGAATATAGCAGAAGAAGTACTGCTAGAATATAAATTGAATAAAGAATATCAAGAAGAAGTTATTATTAATAATAAGACATATTACTCAAGAGTATTTGAATTAGGCAATACTTCTTCCCTTGGGCTTACTCCCCTTAAAGTAGAAGTATATTCAAAGAATGATTTTTCCTCTTCCTCTTATATTACTGGTGTCTATGGGTATTTCGAGGAGGATGAAGAATGA
- a CDS encoding sensor domain-containing diguanylate cyclase has product MGYRGISFQKNVYVWLLFAIFFPLLIWGGYTISPISLHDIPTSHIVAFLILIVALSLMPMVVGDIHIFLAQGISLAIFLSFGLFAEMVITLISVITLILYVRLSKHELYRLPINLLMFSTASFISGFVFYLLGGEHGNTNLLSLQGILPILMYVVCYFAVNQVFLYSIFRYLHNSKRGLITSDTKWDAVTSILTFPVGLIMFMLYEQVGLVAVLYVGIPFLILTLILKLYHASQKVNNYLQRAADVGHDLTERLNVSSVIDVFLERVSTLFPVDYAAIIDIKEDRFHLLRQKFKGGNGELIVHPEDEICKMVKKQKRGVSFRTRKEYSYLPNIHIPPGIESVMCVPVIRNQIVEGFVVVGTSKRRAYDKSQLMIMDILASHFGVALVKAKHYEDTKNRSERCALTNLYNFRFFETVLEKEYEKLEVGESESLSLILLDLDHFKSINDTYGHQSGNEILKQVADRLSLLIGENGIVARYGGEEFVVLLPNVDRKKCYDFAEKIRVNLANRSFTLKQHIRDTVKPQLVKVTASIGFATAPEDAEDSLDLIRHADRAMYVGAKQAGRNKVAEYRKIS; this is encoded by the coding sequence ATGGGATATCGCGGAATAAGTTTTCAGAAAAATGTGTACGTTTGGCTTTTATTTGCTATTTTCTTTCCGTTATTAATATGGGGAGGTTATACAATTTCTCCAATAAGTTTACATGATATCCCTACCTCTCACATCGTAGCTTTTCTCATATTAATCGTTGCACTCTCATTAATGCCTATGGTCGTCGGCGATATTCATATCTTTCTTGCCCAAGGTATATCATTAGCGATTTTCCTATCCTTCGGTTTGTTTGCTGAAATGGTGATCACGTTAATTTCTGTCATCACACTCATTTTATATGTTCGACTTAGTAAGCATGAATTGTACCGATTGCCTATTAATCTATTAATGTTCTCGACAGCTTCTTTTATAAGCGGATTTGTATTTTACCTTTTAGGTGGGGAGCATGGAAATACGAACCTATTATCACTGCAAGGAATACTACCAATTTTAATGTATGTCGTCTGTTATTTTGCCGTAAACCAAGTATTCTTATATTCGATTTTTAGGTATTTACATAATAGCAAACGTGGTCTTATCACTTCCGATACGAAATGGGATGCTGTTACTAGTATTCTTACATTCCCAGTCGGGCTCATCATGTTTATGTTATATGAACAAGTTGGTTTAGTTGCCGTATTATATGTTGGTATCCCATTCCTCATCTTAACACTCATCTTGAAGCTTTATCATGCAAGCCAAAAGGTGAACAATTACTTACAGCGTGCAGCCGATGTCGGGCATGATTTAACAGAACGGTTAAATGTTTCCAGTGTTATTGATGTATTTTTAGAAAGAGTATCAACGCTATTTCCAGTAGATTATGCAGCAATTATTGATATTAAAGAAGATAGATTTCATTTGTTGAGACAAAAGTTTAAAGGTGGAAACGGTGAATTAATCGTTCATCCTGAAGATGAAATATGTAAAATGGTCAAGAAACAGAAGCGTGGGGTAAGCTTTCGAACGAGAAAGGAATATAGCTATTTACCGAATATACATATTCCACCAGGTATTGAAAGTGTGATGTGTGTCCCGGTTATTCGTAACCAAATAGTAGAAGGATTTGTAGTTGTAGGTACATCGAAACGACGTGCTTACGACAAATCACAATTGATGATTATGGATATATTAGCCTCCCATTTCGGTGTAGCATTAGTGAAAGCGAAACATTATGAAGATACGAAAAACAGAAGTGAGCGCTGTGCGTTAACAAATCTTTATAACTTTAGATTTTTTGAAACGGTTTTAGAAAAAGAATATGAAAAGCTAGAAGTTGGAGAGAGCGAATCTCTATCATTAATACTGTTAGATTTAGATCATTTTAAAAGCATCAATGATACATATGGGCATCAAAGTGGAAATGAAATATTAAAACAAGTTGCCGATCGATTATCGCTCCTTATCGGTGAAAACGGTATCGTAGCTAGATATGGCGGAGAGGAATTTGTAGTGTTACTTCCAAATGTAGACCGGAAGAAATGCTACGACTTCGCAGAAAAAATTCGTGTAAATCTAGCGAATCGATCGTTCACATTAAAACAACATATAAGAGATACAGTTAAACCACAACTAGTAAAAGTAACAGCTAGTATCGGCTTTGCAACAGCACCAGAAGATGCCGAAGATTCACTAGACTTAATTCGCCATGCGGACCGCGCGATGTATGTTGGAGCGAAGCAGGCTGGAAGAAATAAGGTTGCGGAGTATCGGAAAATATCCTGA